From a region of the Arvicanthis niloticus isolate mArvNil1 chromosome 6, mArvNil1.pat.X, whole genome shotgun sequence genome:
- the Cbx4 gene encoding E3 SUMO-protein ligase CBX4 isoform X2, with protein MELPAVGEHVFAVESIEKKRIRKGRVEYLVKWRGWSPKYNTWEPEENILDPRLLIAFQNRERQEQLMGYRKRGPKPKPLVVQVPTFARRSNVLTGLQDSSADNRAKLELGTQGKGQGHQYELNSKKHHQYQPHSKERSGKPPPPGKSGKYYYQLNSKKHHPYQPDPKMYDLQYQGGHKEAPSPTCPDLGAKSHPPDKWAHGAAAKGYLGAVKPLGGGAGAPGKGSEKGPPNGMTPAPKEAVTGNGIGGKMKIVKNKNKNGRIVIVMSKYMENGMQAVKIKSGEAAESESRSPSHKKRAAEERHPQADRTFKKAAGASEEKKAEMPCKRREEEALVSGDPQPQDLGSRKLSPTKEAFGEQPLQLTTKPDLLAWDPARSSHPPAHHHHHHHHHHHHHTVGLNLSHARKRCLSETHGEREREPCKKRLTARSISTPTCLGGSPVSEHPANVSPTAASLPQPEVILLDSDLDEPIDLRCVKMRSDAGEPPSTLQVKPEAPAVAAVVAPATAAEKPPAEAQEEPAEPLSEFKPFFGNIIITDVTANCLTVTFKEYVTV; from the exons ATGGAGCTGCCAGCTGTTGGCGAGCACGTCTTCGCGGTGGAGAGCATCGAGAAGAAGCGGATCCGCAAG GGCAGAGTGGAGTATCTGGTGAAATGGAGAGGCTGGTCCCCCAA ATATAACACGTGGGAACCAGAGGAGAACATCTTGGATCCCCGTCTGCTGATCGCCTTCCAGAACAG GGAAAGACAAGAGCAGCTGATGGGATATCGCAAGAGGGGACCCAAGCCCAAACCGCTGGTGGTGCAG GTGCCCACCTTTGCCCGCCGCTCCAATGTCCTGACTGGGCTTCAAGACTCCTCCGCCGACAACCGTGCCAAGCTGGAGTTGGGCACACAGGGCAAGGGCCAGGGGCACCAGTATGAGCTCAACAGCAAGAAGCACCATCAGTACCAGCCACACAGCAAAGAGAGGTCCGGTAAGCCGCCCCCACCAGGGAAGAGCGGCAAGTATTACTATCAGCTAAATAGCAAAAAGCACCACCCCTACCAGCCAGACCCCAAAATGTACGACCTGCAGTACCAGGGCGGCCACAAGGAGGCACCCAGCCCCACCTGCCCAGACCTGGGCGCCAAGAGCCACCCTCCTGACAAGTGGGCCCACGGAGCTGCAGCCAAAGGCTACCTCGGGGCAGTGAAGCCCTTGGGGGGAGGAGCAGGAGCTCCAGGAAAAGGCTCGGAAAAGGGCCCCCCCAATGGCATGACACCAGCCCCTAAGGAGGCCGTGACCGGTAATGGCATTGGGGGCAAGATGAAAATCgtcaagaacaagaacaagaatggGCGCATCGTGATCGTGATGAGCAAGTACATGGAGAACGGCATGCAGGCAGTGAAGATCAAGTCGGGCGAGGCAGCCGAGAGCGAGTCGCGCTCCCCCAGCCACAAGAAACGTGCTGCTGAGGAGCGCCATCCCCAGGCCGACAGGACTTTTAAAAAGGCGGCAGGTGCTTCTGAGGAGAAGAAAGCCGAAATGCCCTGCAAACGCAGGGAGGAGGAGGCTCTCGTGTCGGGTGACCCTCAGCCCCAGGACCTAGGGTCTCGAAAGCTCTCCCCGACCAAGGAGGCCTTTGGTGAGCAGCCGCTGCAGCTCACCACCAAGCCAGACCTGCTGGCCTGGGACCCAGCCAGGAGCTCACACCCACCcgcccaccaccaccatcaccaccaccatcaccaccaccaccatacggTGGGCCTGAACCTCTCCCATGCGCGCAAGCGCTGCCTCTCCGAGACCCATGGCGAGCGTGAGCGTGAGCCCTGCAAGAAGCGGTTGACCGCCCGCAGCATCAGCACGCCGACCTGCCTGGGGGGCAGCCCGGTCTCTGAGCACCCTGCCAACGTGTCCCCTACCGCAGCGTCTCTGCCGCAGCCCGAGGTCATCCTTTTGGACTCAGACCTGGATGAGCCCATAGACTTGCGCTGTGTCAAGATGCGCAGCGATGCCGGGGAACCGCCCAGCACCCTCCAGGTGAAGCCCGAGGCTCCGGCGgtggcagcagtggtggcgcCGGCCACTGCAGCGGAGAAGCCTCCGGCTGAGGCCCAGGAGGAGCCAGCGGAGCCCCTGAGTGAATTCAAGCCCTTCTTTGGGAATATAATTATCACTGACGTCACGGCGAACTGCCTCACTGTCACTTTCAAGGAATACGTGACGGTGTAG
- the Cbx4 gene encoding E3 SUMO-protein ligase CBX4 isoform X1, which produces MRERQEQLMGYRKRGPKPKPLVVQVPTFARRSNVLTGLQDSSADNRAKLELGTQGKGQGHQYELNSKKHHQYQPHSKERSGKPPPPGKSGKYYYQLNSKKHHPYQPDPKMYDLQYQGGHKEAPSPTCPDLGAKSHPPDKWAHGAAAKGYLGAVKPLGGGAGAPGKGSEKGPPNGMTPAPKEAVTGNGIGGKMKIVKNKNKNGRIVIVMSKYMENGMQAVKIKSGEAAESESRSPSHKKRAAEERHPQADRTFKKAAGASEEKKAEMPCKRREEEALVSGDPQPQDLGSRKLSPTKEAFGEQPLQLTTKPDLLAWDPARSSHPPAHHHHHHHHHHHHHTVGLNLSHARKRCLSETHGEREREPCKKRLTARSISTPTCLGGSPVSEHPANVSPTAASLPQPEVILLDSDLDEPIDLRCVKMRSDAGEPPSTLQVKPEAPAVAAVVAPATAAEKPPAEAQEEPAEPLSEFKPFFGNIIITDVTANCLTVTFKEYVTV; this is translated from the exons ATGAG GGAAAGACAAGAGCAGCTGATGGGATATCGCAAGAGGGGACCCAAGCCCAAACCGCTGGTGGTGCAG GTGCCCACCTTTGCCCGCCGCTCCAATGTCCTGACTGGGCTTCAAGACTCCTCCGCCGACAACCGTGCCAAGCTGGAGTTGGGCACACAGGGCAAGGGCCAGGGGCACCAGTATGAGCTCAACAGCAAGAAGCACCATCAGTACCAGCCACACAGCAAAGAGAGGTCCGGTAAGCCGCCCCCACCAGGGAAGAGCGGCAAGTATTACTATCAGCTAAATAGCAAAAAGCACCACCCCTACCAGCCAGACCCCAAAATGTACGACCTGCAGTACCAGGGCGGCCACAAGGAGGCACCCAGCCCCACCTGCCCAGACCTGGGCGCCAAGAGCCACCCTCCTGACAAGTGGGCCCACGGAGCTGCAGCCAAAGGCTACCTCGGGGCAGTGAAGCCCTTGGGGGGAGGAGCAGGAGCTCCAGGAAAAGGCTCGGAAAAGGGCCCCCCCAATGGCATGACACCAGCCCCTAAGGAGGCCGTGACCGGTAATGGCATTGGGGGCAAGATGAAAATCgtcaagaacaagaacaagaatggGCGCATCGTGATCGTGATGAGCAAGTACATGGAGAACGGCATGCAGGCAGTGAAGATCAAGTCGGGCGAGGCAGCCGAGAGCGAGTCGCGCTCCCCCAGCCACAAGAAACGTGCTGCTGAGGAGCGCCATCCCCAGGCCGACAGGACTTTTAAAAAGGCGGCAGGTGCTTCTGAGGAGAAGAAAGCCGAAATGCCCTGCAAACGCAGGGAGGAGGAGGCTCTCGTGTCGGGTGACCCTCAGCCCCAGGACCTAGGGTCTCGAAAGCTCTCCCCGACCAAGGAGGCCTTTGGTGAGCAGCCGCTGCAGCTCACCACCAAGCCAGACCTGCTGGCCTGGGACCCAGCCAGGAGCTCACACCCACCcgcccaccaccaccatcaccaccaccatcaccaccaccaccatacggTGGGCCTGAACCTCTCCCATGCGCGCAAGCGCTGCCTCTCCGAGACCCATGGCGAGCGTGAGCGTGAGCCCTGCAAGAAGCGGTTGACCGCCCGCAGCATCAGCACGCCGACCTGCCTGGGGGGCAGCCCGGTCTCTGAGCACCCTGCCAACGTGTCCCCTACCGCAGCGTCTCTGCCGCAGCCCGAGGTCATCCTTTTGGACTCAGACCTGGATGAGCCCATAGACTTGCGCTGTGTCAAGATGCGCAGCGATGCCGGGGAACCGCCCAGCACCCTCCAGGTGAAGCCCGAGGCTCCGGCGgtggcagcagtggtggcgcCGGCCACTGCAGCGGAGAAGCCTCCGGCTGAGGCCCAGGAGGAGCCAGCGGAGCCCCTGAGTGAATTCAAGCCCTTCTTTGGGAATATAATTATCACTGACGTCACGGCGAACTGCCTCACTGTCACTTTCAAGGAATACGTGACGGTGTAG